In one Pseudodesulfovibrio tunisiensis genomic region, the following are encoded:
- a CDS encoding CheR family methyltransferase: MNGHGQRNAPAGGGLDKDRLDTTVRQNAKLFRAEMGEAEFRRFSELIHSEFGIKMPSSKKVLLQSRFQKRLRALGMQSYKEYCDYVFSPEGREKERANLIDVVTTNTTHFFREPKHWDIMNNTVLPELWRRFGAGRILNVWSAGCSSGEEPYTLAMVLSEYAVTHSGFNFSILATDISSEILQKASRAVYALEKADDIPMTMKKKYVLKSKKNPLIKMDKPLRSKITFQRLNFMDNFKLPKQQDIIFCRNVVIYFDRGTQEMLFNKFCSNLSSKGYLFIGHSESLSGMTLPLRQVAPTVFQKTT, translated from the coding sequence ATGAACGGACATGGACAGAGAAACGCCCCTGCCGGGGGCGGGCTCGACAAGGATCGTCTGGATACGACCGTGCGGCAGAACGCCAAGCTCTTTCGCGCGGAAATGGGCGAGGCCGAGTTCAGGCGGTTCAGCGAACTCATTCACAGCGAGTTCGGCATCAAGATGCCGAGCTCCAAGAAAGTGCTGCTTCAGTCCCGTTTCCAGAAGCGGCTCCGTGCGCTTGGCATGCAGTCCTACAAGGAATACTGCGACTACGTGTTCAGTCCCGAGGGCCGGGAAAAGGAACGCGCCAATCTCATCGACGTGGTCACCACCAACACCACGCACTTCTTTCGCGAACCCAAGCACTGGGACATCATGAACAACACGGTGCTGCCCGAATTGTGGCGGCGCTTCGGCGCGGGCCGGATTCTGAACGTGTGGAGCGCGGGATGTTCCAGCGGCGAGGAACCCTATACTTTGGCCATGGTGCTGTCCGAGTATGCCGTCACCCATTCCGGGTTCAACTTCAGCATTCTGGCCACGGACATTTCCAGCGAGATTCTGCAAAAGGCCTCCCGGGCCGTATATGCGCTGGAAAAGGCCGACGACATACCCATGACCATGAAGAAGAAGTACGTGCTCAAGAGCAAGAAGAATCCGCTCATCAAGATGGACAAGCCCCTGCGGTCGAAGATCACGTTCCAGCGCCTCAACTTCATGGACAACTTCAAGCTGCCCAAGCAGCAGGACATCATCTTCTGCCGCAACGTGGTCATCTATTTTGACCGGGGTACGCAGGAAATGCTGTTCAACAAGTTCTGCAGCAACCTGTCCTCCAAGGGCTATCTGTTCATCGGCCATTCCGAGAGCCTGTCCGGCATGACCCTT